The following proteins come from a genomic window of Kitasatospora sp. NBC_01246:
- a CDS encoding winged helix-turn-helix transcriptional regulator, with translation MATMTAAQRRSAERASFDAYLAQCPARQLLDRIGDKWVSLLVNALADGPQRYSELRRRLAGVSEKMLTQTLRALERDGLLTRTVTPSVPARVDYALTPLGTGLLPVVRAIKAWAEENMPEVLAARDAYDTRPDVRGAGG, from the coding sequence ATGGCCACCATGACCGCCGCCCAGCGCCGCTCGGCCGAGCGCGCGAGCTTCGACGCCTACCTCGCGCAGTGCCCGGCGCGGCAACTGCTCGACCGGATCGGCGACAAGTGGGTCAGCCTCCTCGTCAACGCGCTGGCCGACGGCCCGCAGCGGTACAGCGAGCTGCGCCGCCGACTGGCCGGGGTCAGCGAGAAGATGCTCACCCAGACCCTGCGCGCCCTGGAGCGGGACGGCCTGCTCACCCGCACCGTCACGCCCTCGGTGCCCGCCCGGGTCGACTACGCGCTGACGCCGCTGGGGACCGGACTGCTGCCGGTGGTGCGGGCGATCAAGGCCTGGGCGGAGGAGAACATGCCCGAGGTGCTCGCCGCCCGGGACGCCTACGACACCCGGCCGGACGTACGCGGCGCGGGGGGCTGA
- a CDS encoding AAA family ATPase — protein sequence MTTLWWDIVLIGGASGIGKSRAAARLARETGAFVVEFDDVVSAVQEITTAAQHPGLHHFDSPDPAEPRTAEQELELQIATAGALEPAVLGVVRNRLTVDVPAVVEGDYLTPAAAARAVEAGRAAGRRVRAVFLHEPDAARITANYAAREPGCGPQVRRAEVGARYSHWLAEQADRYGLPVVDCRPWDTLAVRLDEALRPPSGRPGPQPPAPRTSGRVS from the coding sequence ATGACGACCTTGTGGTGGGACATCGTGCTGATCGGCGGAGCCTCGGGCATCGGGAAGAGCCGGGCAGCCGCGCGACTGGCCCGGGAGACGGGCGCGTTCGTGGTGGAGTTCGACGACGTGGTCAGCGCCGTCCAGGAGATCACCACAGCCGCCCAGCACCCGGGGCTGCACCACTTCGACAGCCCTGACCCTGCCGAACCCCGCACAGCGGAGCAGGAGTTGGAGCTGCAGATCGCGACCGCCGGGGCGCTGGAGCCCGCCGTCCTCGGTGTCGTCCGCAACCGCCTGACGGTGGACGTGCCCGCCGTCGTCGAGGGCGACTACCTCACCCCGGCCGCCGCCGCCCGGGCCGTCGAGGCGGGGCGGGCGGCCGGGCGCCGCGTCCGGGCGGTGTTCCTGCACGAGCCGGACGCGGCCCGGATCACCGCCAACTACGCCGCCCGCGAGCCCGGGTGCGGCCCGCAGGTGCGGCGGGCCGAGGTCGGCGCCCGGTACTCGCACTGGCTCGCCGAGCAGGCGGACCGGTACGGCCTCCCGGTGGTCGACTGCCGCCCCTGGGACACTCTCGCGGTCCGCCTCGACGAGGCGCTCCGCCCGCCCTCGGGCCGGCCGGGCCCTCAGCCCCCCGCGCCGCGTACGTCCGGCCGGGTGTCGTAG
- a CDS encoding AAA family ATPase translates to MTGSEHTVLIVLRGNSGSGKSSIAAALRARCGRGRLALVGQDNLRRTVLQERDTDGCASIGLIDTVARYALDHGFHVVVEGILAAARYGPMLGRLAADHRGRTLLYYLDVDLAETLRRHSLRPQAAEFGSEEMTGWYVGGDLLPGGAEQVVGEDSTLEQTVARILADAGLTPPASGAGEP, encoded by the coding sequence ATGACAGGCAGTGAGCACACCGTGCTGATCGTCCTGCGGGGCAACAGCGGATCCGGCAAGTCGAGCATCGCGGCCGCGCTGCGGGCCCGGTGCGGGCGGGGGAGGCTCGCGCTGGTCGGCCAGGACAACCTGCGCCGGACCGTGCTGCAGGAGCGGGACACGGACGGTTGCGCCTCGATCGGCCTGATCGACACCGTCGCCCGCTACGCCCTCGACCACGGCTTCCACGTCGTCGTCGAAGGCATCCTGGCCGCCGCGCGGTACGGCCCGATGCTCGGGCGGCTGGCCGCGGACCACCGCGGCCGCACCCTGCTGTACTACCTCGACGTCGACCTGGCGGAGACTCTGCGCCGGCACTCGCTGCGGCCGCAGGCCGCCGAGTTCGGCTCCGAGGAGATGACCGGCTGGTACGTCGGGGGCGATCTGCTGCCCGGTGGTGCGGAGCAGGTCGTCGGCGAGGACAGCACCCTGGAGCAGACCGTGGCGCGGATCCTGGCGGACGCCGGTCTGACGCCGCCGGCGTCCGGAGCCGGCGAGCCCTGA
- a CDS encoding MarR family winged helix-turn-helix transcriptional regulator: MEQQRDPLGPPPGAPDHVAAIQAEWRRERPDLDVSPQAVIGRLHRLAARLTDELGLVYARYGLGEGEFDVLAALRRAGTPFERAPGELAAHTMVTTGAMTKRIDRLERAGLVTRRRSDEDGRGRVVALTPAGRRLIDEAFSAHMRNEHRLLELLTPQEATALEGLLTSWQYRLDHPPKSTEA; encoded by the coding sequence ATGGAACAGCAGCGCGACCCGCTCGGACCGCCGCCCGGAGCCCCGGACCACGTGGCCGCCATCCAGGCCGAATGGCGGCGGGAGCGGCCCGACCTCGATGTCTCGCCGCAGGCGGTGATCGGCCGGCTGCACCGCCTCGCCGCCCGCCTCACCGACGAGCTCGGCCTGGTGTACGCCCGCTACGGCCTCGGCGAGGGCGAGTTCGACGTGCTCGCCGCGCTGCGCCGAGCCGGCACCCCCTTCGAACGGGCCCCCGGCGAACTCGCCGCCCACACGATGGTCACCACCGGCGCCATGACGAAGCGGATCGACCGCCTCGAGCGGGCCGGGCTGGTCACCCGCCGTCGCAGCGACGAGGACGGGCGCGGGCGCGTCGTCGCACTCACCCCGGCCGGCCGGCGATTGATCGACGAGGCGTTCTCCGCCCACATGCGCAACGAGCACCGCCTGCTGGAGCTGCTCACTCCCCAGGAGGCCACCGCCCTGGAGGGCCTGCTGACCAGCTGGCAGTACCGCCTGGACCACCCCCCGAAGTCCACCGAGGCGTGA
- a CDS encoding EamA family transporter has protein sequence MEANIRWILVTAVAPVAWGANYYVTHEFLPADRPIWGAALRALPAGLILLALARRLPRGAWWWRSAVLGLLNTGVFFVLLYVASQLLATSVASTVMAASPLAMMLIAWALVAERPARAHLVGALVGLGGVGLMVLGRAGAVSPAGLAASMAAMLVSSFGYVLAGRWRDGADVLASTSWQLIAGGLVLLPVAAVAEGAPPVPALAELLAFGYVAVVATALAFLAWFAGLRRLPAGTVGLVGLLNPITGVLLGTAVAGEELGPVQAGGLLLVLVGVLLGRPRAAGRRAERPRPGAPVEGVETVETVEGGARRGAGRGAGGAFRARRRG, from the coding sequence ATGGAAGCGAATATTCGGTGGATCCTGGTGACCGCCGTCGCGCCGGTCGCCTGGGGTGCCAACTACTACGTCACCCACGAGTTCCTCCCGGCGGACCGCCCGATCTGGGGTGCCGCCCTGCGGGCCCTGCCGGCCGGCCTGATCCTGCTCGCCCTCGCCCGGCGGTTGCCGCGCGGGGCCTGGTGGTGGCGCTCGGCGGTGCTCGGACTGCTCAACACAGGAGTCTTCTTCGTCCTGCTCTACGTCGCCTCGCAACTGCTCGCCACCAGCGTCGCCTCGACCGTCATGGCGGCCTCCCCGCTGGCGATGATGCTGATCGCCTGGGCCCTGGTGGCCGAGCGGCCGGCCCGCGCGCACCTGGTCGGCGCGCTGGTGGGGCTGGGCGGGGTCGGGCTGATGGTGCTCGGCCGGGCGGGTGCGGTGAGCCCGGCCGGGTTGGCCGCCTCGATGGCCGCCATGCTGGTCTCCTCCTTCGGATACGTCCTCGCCGGCCGTTGGCGCGACGGTGCGGACGTCCTGGCCTCGACCTCCTGGCAGCTGATCGCGGGCGGCCTCGTCCTGCTCCCGGTGGCCGCGGTTGCCGAGGGGGCGCCGCCGGTGCCCGCCCTGGCGGAGCTGCTGGCGTTCGGGTACGTCGCCGTGGTGGCCACGGCGCTGGCGTTCCTCGCGTGGTTCGCCGGTCTGCGGCGCCTGCCGGCCGGGACGGTCGGCCTGGTCGGCCTGCTCAACCCGATCACCGGTGTCCTGCTCGGTACGGCGGTGGCGGGAGAGGAGCTGGGGCCGGTCCAGGCGGGCGGGTTGCTGCTGGTGCTGGTGGGTGTGCTGCTCGGGCGGCCGCGTGCGGCGGGGCGGCGCGCGGAACGCCCACGGCCGGGGGCGCCGGTGGAGGGGGTCGAGACGGTCGAGACGGTCGAGGGTGGGGCCCGCCGGGGTGCGGGGCGCGGGGCGGGCGGGGCGTTCCGGGCCCGGCGACGTGGGTGA
- the ypfJ gene encoding KPN_02809 family neutral zinc metallopeptidase: MQFDEQGDLDTSQVDDRRGRPGGRVAIGGGAAGLLITLVAVLFGVDPSLLGLSEGGGPGADARPSTAGEVQQVCRSGADANRRQDCRIVAVTNSLQEYWRGELPRRGTPYRPAETVLFTDRVSTACGAATSAVGPFYCPGDRQAYFDLGFFDELSTRFGARGGPFAEAYVVAHEYGHHIQNLTGTTQRVGGDRQGQNSASVMLELQADCYAGVWAHHATTTPQASTGRPLISTLTDQDIAQGLDAAAAVGDDRIQKQATGRIDPEVWTHGSSAQRQAWFTAGYRTGSMSDCDTFATPR, encoded by the coding sequence ATGCAGTTCGACGAGCAGGGGGACCTCGACACCTCGCAGGTGGACGACCGGCGCGGCCGCCCGGGTGGCCGGGTCGCCATCGGCGGTGGCGCGGCGGGCCTGCTGATCACGCTGGTCGCGGTGCTCTTCGGGGTCGACCCGAGCCTGCTCGGTCTCTCCGAGGGAGGCGGTCCCGGTGCGGACGCGCGCCCCAGTACCGCCGGCGAGGTGCAGCAGGTCTGCCGGAGCGGCGCGGACGCGAACCGCCGTCAGGACTGCCGGATCGTCGCCGTCACCAACAGCCTCCAGGAGTACTGGCGGGGCGAACTGCCCCGGCGCGGCACGCCCTACCGCCCCGCCGAGACGGTCCTGTTCACCGACCGCGTCTCCACCGCCTGTGGCGCGGCGACGTCCGCCGTCGGCCCGTTCTACTGTCCGGGCGATCGTCAGGCCTACTTCGACCTCGGCTTCTTCGACGAGCTCTCCACCCGCTTCGGCGCCCGCGGCGGCCCCTTCGCCGAGGCGTACGTGGTGGCCCATGAGTACGGGCACCACATCCAGAACCTCACCGGCACGACCCAGCGGGTCGGCGGGGACCGGCAGGGCCAAAACAGCGCCTCGGTGATGCTCGAACTCCAGGCGGACTGCTACGCGGGGGTCTGGGCGCACCACGCCACCACCACCCCGCAGGCCTCCACCGGCCGGCCGCTGATCAGCACCCTCACCGACCAGGACATCGCCCAGGGTCTGGACGCCGCGGCCGCCGTCGGCGACGACCGGATCCAGAAGCAGGCGACCGGCCGGATCGACCCGGAGGTCTGGACGCACGGCTCCTCGGCGCAGCGCCAGGCCTGGTTCACCGCCGGCTACCGCACGGGCTCGATGAGCGACTGCGACACCTTCGCGACCCCGCGCTGA